In the Roseofilum reptotaenium CS-1145 genome, CTCGATCAGCTAGAAGAAGTGTTGTACCAGCGCTGCCAAACCTTATTGAAACAGCCAGAATTAATTGGAGGGTTAACCGATTTTTACGGGTGGAGTGAACTCACTGCTATATCACAACTTATTCAACGGACTTGATATCACTTCTCTTGATTTTCCCAGGAGAAGTGTTTCGGAGTTCGTAAGCCAATAGTCCTACTTGTCCAGAGTACCTCACTACTTCCGTTAAGTTCCATGTATTATCCCCATTAGCGAAGTCATCCAGGTCATCTACTGGTGGGAACTTTTCATTAATAGGGGCTAGTTGTGCATTGTCGCCGACAAAGAGGATTTTACCTCTATACTTGATTAATAAATCTCCTAAATCCCCCTCATTAATCATTGAATATTCATCCGCAATAACCACTTGGAATTGGTCTAAATCCTTGGGGTTAATGGTCAAGAACTCCTTCTCCATCTTCTGATTATTTTCTACTGGTTGCTTGCCTAACACTTGGGCTATTGTCAGAAAGTGATATTCGATAAATTTGTTATCAAGTGAGTTGAAGTTAGCCTTCAGGACTTTTAGCGCTTTGTTGGTCGGTGAACATAATAAAACCTTGAACGGTTCTTGTAACGGTAAGCCTTGAATACAAGCTGAGATTGTGTACGTTTTACCAGTGCCGGCATAGCCAACTAATCTCTTTAATTTGCTATCTGGGTTACTGGTTAATAACCAATTCTGAATAGCCGTATACGCTACCGATTGCTCATAAGTGAAGTTAGTTAAGTTCGACTGTTTCTTGTACTCTGCTTTTCTGACTCTTAACTCGTTAATCTCCTTCACACAGCGGCTAGAAATCCTTTCAATTAATTCAATTAATTCCAGCGCGAATTCAACATCCATATTACTTGCAATCTTCATCAGAGTTATTCCTGTTTTGCGGTCTATTTTGTCTTTTTTAGTTAGTAAATCCTTGGTGATTCCTGCTAGATGAGATTCAAAAATAGAGCATTGTTCGATGTCTCGAATTAACACCCTATTTATTGTCATCTCTGTTATATACCCCTCGATTGATTCCCCGTTAACATCGTTGCCATAGACGTAATCGCCTACTTTGAAGGCTTCTAATCTCATTCTCTTTTCTTCCAAACAACACTGTTTTTAACCATCGATTGGACGTACCCTAAATTAAACATTACGTTTTTGATGTCTGATGCTTTGGGTTTCTCTAGTAGTTCATTTTGTCTCCCCAATAAAAGCTGGTTGAACTGCCTAACTTTGATGTAAGGTAAATCTCCTATTTCTTCATCGTCCAGCAAACTCTTGATGACTCCTGACAGGGGATTGAATGTCCCTA is a window encoding:
- a CDS encoding AAA family ATPase, producing the protein MRLEAFKVGDYVYGNDVNGESIEGYITEMTINRVLIRDIEQCSIFESHLAGITKDLLTKKDKIDRKTGITLMKIASNMDVEFALELIELIERISSRCVKEINELRVRKAEYKKQSNLTNFTYEQSVAYTAIQNWLLTSNPDSKLKRLVGYAGTGKTYTISACIQGLPLQEPFKVLLCSPTNKALKVLKANFNSLDNKFIEYHFLTIAQVLGKQPVENNQKMEKEFLTINPKDLDQFQVVIADEYSMINEGDLGDLLIKYRGKILFVGDNAQLAPINEKFPPVDDLDDFANGDNTWNLTEVVRYSGQVGLLAYELRNTSPGKIKRSDIKSVE